The following proteins are encoded in a genomic region of Tenacibaculum sp. 190524A05c:
- a CDS encoding sigma-70 family RNA polymerase sigma factor translates to MAIINDQTYIEKTLNGDTNAFAFLVNNYKVMVFSLAMKMLKSREEAEEISQDTFIKAYKNLSKFKGDSKFSTWLYKIAYRSCLDSLKKNREKYHTDTIDEITINKINSTDNILEEISRKERAVIIKECLDKLPEEERTILWMFYYDELSLKEILEITDLSESNLKVKLHRARKRLLTVVKNNVEPEIINHYGRK, encoded by the coding sequence GTGGCTATTATCAACGATCAAACATACATAGAAAAAACCTTAAACGGAGATACTAATGCTTTTGCTTTTTTAGTAAATAACTATAAAGTAATGGTGTTTAGTTTAGCAATGAAAATGCTTAAGAGTAGAGAAGAGGCAGAAGAAATTTCTCAAGATACTTTTATCAAAGCATATAAAAACTTGTCCAAATTTAAGGGCGATTCTAAATTTTCTACTTGGCTATATAAAATAGCTTATAGAAGTTGTTTAGATAGTTTGAAGAAGAATAGAGAAAAATATCATACAGATACTATTGATGAAATCACGATTAATAAAATTAATAGTACAGATAATATTTTAGAAGAAATATCAAGAAAAGAAAGAGCTGTTATAATAAAGGAATGCTTAGATAAGTTACCAGAAGAAGAACGAACTATATTGTGGATGTTCTATTATGACGAATTGAGTTTGAAGGAAATTTTAGAGATTACAGATTTGTCAGAATCAAACTTAAAGGTAAAATTACATCGAGCACGAAAAAGATTATTAACAGTAGTAAAAAATAATGTAGAACCTGAAATAATTAATCATTATGGGAGAAAATAA
- a CDS encoding DUF6249 domain-containing protein, protein MEVAIVFMFLFAVIFGIFYLFYSTRNKERLALIEKGADAKIFMQGERKKSTLTGRMIVLNLSLLLMGIGLGVFLALLLTTYTRLEEEAVYPAMIFLMGGFGLFSGFFLTKKLENEN, encoded by the coding sequence ATGGAAGTAGCAATAGTATTTATGTTCTTATTCGCAGTAATTTTCGGAATCTTTTATTTATTCTATTCAACAAGAAATAAAGAAAGACTGGCTTTAATTGAAAAAGGAGCGGATGCAAAGATTTTTATGCAAGGAGAAAGAAAAAAATCAACATTAACTGGTAGAATGATTGTTTTGAACTTATCATTATTACTTATGGGAATTGGTTTAGGTGTATTCTTAGCATTATTATTAACAACATATACAAGATTAGAAGAAGAAGCAGTTTACCCAGCAATGATATTCTTAATGGGAGGTTTTGGTTTATTCTCAGGTTTCTTTTTAACAAAGAAATTAGAAAACGAAAATTAA
- a CDS encoding M28 family peptidase: MKRATLIIFLLSFAYISYSQTDPKIYDIVNAVSAERIEKDITKLANFGTRHTLSDTISETRGIGAARRWIKKEFEKISKDCNNCLEVFYQRDLVKKGTNKRITKDVWVVNVVAIQRGTRNPNSFVAMSGDIDSRISDPNNYTDDAPGANDNATGMAGALEAARVLSKYKFENSIIYVGLSGEEQGLFGGKGLANYAKEKGWDIIGIMNNDMIGNITGVDGVIDNRTFRIFSEPTPPTETERQRRARRFYGGEVDGISRQLARYIYKTTKTYMPEMNPKMIYRLDRFGRGGHHRPFNDAGFAGIRIMEAHENYTQQHQDIRTENGIEYGDKLKFVNFGYAKKLTAVNAINLASIASAPLSPKNVGIGGIVEASAKFSWNKVDGAKGYKIYWRDTTSPTWDNFKYVENVTEAKLEGIVIDNFFFGVSAVGPNGHESIVSFPSRIIR, translated from the coding sequence ATGAAACGAGCTACATTAATCATATTCTTATTATCCTTTGCCTATATCAGTTATAGTCAAACAGATCCTAAAATTTACGATATCGTAAATGCTGTTTCTGCTGAAAGAATTGAAAAAGACATTACTAAACTTGCGAACTTCGGAACAAGACATACGTTGAGTGACACTATATCTGAAACTAGAGGAATTGGAGCTGCAAGAAGATGGATAAAGAAAGAATTCGAAAAAATATCTAAGGATTGTAATAATTGCTTGGAAGTATTCTACCAGAGAGATTTAGTGAAAAAAGGAACAAATAAAAGAATTACGAAAGATGTTTGGGTTGTAAATGTAGTTGCAATTCAACGTGGAACTAGAAATCCAAATAGTTTCGTGGCTATGAGTGGTGATATTGACTCAAGAATTTCAGACCCTAACAATTATACTGATGATGCTCCTGGAGCTAACGATAATGCTACTGGTATGGCAGGAGCATTGGAAGCAGCAAGAGTTTTAAGTAAATATAAATTTGAAAACAGCATAATTTATGTTGGCTTATCTGGAGAGGAACAAGGATTATTCGGAGGAAAAGGATTAGCAAATTATGCGAAAGAAAAAGGTTGGGATATTATTGGTATTATGAACAATGATATGATTGGAAATATTACTGGTGTAGATGGTGTAATTGATAACCGTACATTTCGAATTTTCTCTGAACCAACTCCACCTACCGAAACAGAAAGACAAAGAAGAGCTCGTAGATTTTATGGTGGCGAAGTAGATGGAATTTCAAGACAATTAGCTCGATATATCTATAAAACAACAAAAACATATATGCCTGAAATGAATCCTAAAATGATTTACAGATTAGATCGTTTTGGCCGTGGAGGACATCATAGACCATTTAATGATGCAGGATTTGCTGGAATTAGAATTATGGAAGCTCATGAAAATTACACGCAACAACATCAAGATATTCGAACTGAAAATGGAATTGAGTATGGTGATAAACTTAAGTTCGTGAATTTTGGTTATGCAAAAAAATTAACTGCTGTAAACGCCATCAATCTTGCGAGTATTGCGTCTGCTCCTTTATCTCCAAAAAACGTTGGTATAGGAGGAATTGTAGAAGCTTCAGCGAAATTTTCATGGAATAAAGTTGATGGTGCAAAAGGTTACAAAATATATTGGCGCGACACTACTTCCCCTACTTGGGATAATTTTAAATACGTAGAAAATGTTACGGAGGCTAAGCTTGAAGGAATTGTTATTGACAATTTTTTCTTTGGAGTAAGTGCTGTTGGACCAAATGGTCATGAAAGTATCGTAAGTTTTCCTTCAAGAATAATACGTTAA